One Rossellomorea aquimaris DNA window includes the following coding sequences:
- a CDS encoding ABC transporter ATP-binding protein, translating into MIQIRGLSKSYGKKLVVEDVTVTIQPGQITSFIGPNGAGKSTLLSMVSRLLDSDSGEIILDQADLRKMNSNDLAKRVAILKQSNFLNVRLTVRELVSFGRFPYSKGRLTEEDERAVNEALDYMNLVDLEENYLEELSGGQRQRAFIAMVISQDTDYILLDEPLNNLDMKHSVQIMKILRRLVDDLGKTVVIVLHDINFASVYSDRIVAMKNGKVIREGSIDTIIQTQTLKEIYDMDIPVQQMNDNRICVYFNS; encoded by the coding sequence ATGATACAGATTCGAGGGCTGTCCAAGTCTTACGGGAAAAAACTGGTGGTTGAAGACGTGACCGTCACGATTCAGCCTGGTCAAATCACTTCGTTCATTGGACCGAATGGTGCCGGGAAGTCTACCCTTTTATCAATGGTAAGCCGTCTGCTCGATTCAGATAGTGGTGAAATCATACTCGATCAGGCAGATCTTAGGAAAATGAATTCAAATGATCTTGCCAAAAGGGTGGCGATCTTAAAGCAATCGAACTTTCTTAACGTCCGTTTGACGGTGAGAGAACTGGTATCGTTTGGACGTTTTCCTTATTCGAAAGGACGATTGACCGAAGAAGATGAAAGGGCAGTTAACGAGGCGCTTGACTATATGAATCTAGTGGATTTAGAGGAGAATTACTTAGAAGAATTATCCGGTGGGCAAAGGCAACGGGCATTCATTGCCATGGTCATCAGCCAGGATACCGATTATATTCTCCTGGATGAACCCCTGAACAACCTGGACATGAAGCATTCGGTCCAGATTATGAAAATCCTGCGCAGATTAGTGGATGACCTGGGAAAGACGGTCGTCATCGTCCTGCATGACATCAATTTTGCCTCTGTGTATTCAGACAGGATCGTAGCGATGAAAAACGGAAAGGTCATTAGAGAAGGTTCAATAGATACCATCATACAAACCCAAACATTAAAGGAAATCTATGATATGGATATTCCTGTGCAACAGATGAATGATAATCGGATTTGTGTTTATTTCAATTCATAA
- a CDS encoding PAS domain S-box protein has product MVVNNVTKKEGNMADMQPYHALSVDTIPVPAAIIDVKGQSFIEENEEWKGLTLQEDNLLQRMLEEKNCSIRLNHYTYTVKRKQMDEQKELVMIVPEACGENHVSHDYSNNSRSAIYESLIYNTPTCVCILDKKGRVVEMNQSFQELFHIPNTVLGESLCNQTPLQNQSFINLVMNGLRGVNTTGEEVTFRMDNHRKITCNITISPANYKSDGTVDSVGIILHDITEKKNYENELVSLKAELENTLRLQKTITYKINKRDNEFVIEMAAGELLKKLNLTPSKVIGKTIEEVFDSHHLGKIQPKLKRIWETGEELTYEDEYKELEYIASIVPVVQDGKVVEIICSISDISLIKDIQRKLIESEQKYKSIVKYSPDNIYMVDTKGIIQEVNPAVKTQWNHISPHMIGSHFSEFIAEGSKHSAINHFEVALQGEASRFVTTFENGEGGKSHVAVTNIPIRVKNKVIGIYGFGQDITEKLKMEEELKEAKELLEAYFEHAGDGIVLLDPEGSVLKVNQQFESMFGWNKDEITGQKITFIHQEDQVGQFKQNLMTIKAGKRIKDYETVRYRKDGTPIEIAFNMNPILNDDGNLIGISAIIRDLSEKKRNEDLLKKSEQLAMIGQLAAGVAHEIRNPLTTLKGFLQLMKENAKDDFYLGVIQGELDRIEIITNEFLALAKPRAVQFSLTSLTTLLTSSVEFIKMECLKQGVDVRFSVEEAEIYCDSHQMKQVILNVMKNALEAMPSGGLLSVQLEKEDGYAKISIQDNGNGIPPERMKHLGEPFYSTKEKGTGLGLMICQKIIKEHHGSLSIQSNVSEGTTVTILLPIAKQR; this is encoded by the coding sequence ATGGTGGTAAATAACGTTACGAAAAAGGAAGGTAATATGGCTGATATGCAACCCTATCATGCATTGAGTGTTGATACAATTCCAGTCCCGGCTGCAATAATAGATGTGAAAGGCCAATCATTTATAGAAGAGAATGAAGAATGGAAAGGATTGACCCTGCAAGAAGATAATCTTCTTCAGAGAATGTTAGAAGAAAAGAATTGTTCCATTCGCTTGAACCATTATACCTACACAGTTAAACGAAAACAGATGGATGAGCAAAAAGAATTAGTGATGATTGTTCCAGAGGCATGTGGAGAGAATCATGTTTCCCATGACTATTCAAATAACTCCCGTTCGGCCATATACGAGTCTCTTATTTATAACACCCCGACTTGTGTTTGTATCCTTGATAAAAAAGGGAGAGTCGTGGAAATGAATCAGTCCTTTCAGGAGCTGTTTCATATTCCGAATACCGTTCTTGGTGAGTCCCTTTGCAACCAAACACCCCTTCAAAATCAATCCTTTATCAATCTGGTGATGAACGGATTAAGGGGAGTGAATACAACAGGAGAAGAAGTAACCTTCAGAATGGACAATCATCGGAAGATTACATGCAATATCACGATCTCTCCTGCAAATTACAAAAGTGACGGTACTGTAGACAGTGTCGGAATCATCCTTCATGACATCACGGAGAAGAAAAACTATGAAAACGAACTGGTCTCATTGAAAGCGGAACTTGAGAACACGCTCCGGCTCCAAAAGACGATCACCTATAAGATTAATAAGAGAGACAATGAATTTGTGATCGAGATGGCGGCAGGAGAGCTATTGAAAAAATTAAATCTTACCCCTTCAAAGGTGATTGGTAAAACCATTGAAGAAGTGTTTGATTCCCATCACTTAGGGAAAATCCAACCAAAACTAAAGCGTATATGGGAAACAGGGGAAGAGTTGACGTATGAGGATGAATACAAGGAATTAGAATATATCGCCTCCATCGTTCCTGTGGTGCAAGATGGAAAAGTCGTCGAAATCATCTGCTCCATTTCAGACATTTCCCTGATCAAAGATATTCAGAGAAAACTGATCGAGAGTGAGCAAAAGTATAAGTCGATTGTGAAATACAGTCCTGACAATATTTATATGGTCGATACAAAAGGGATCATCCAGGAGGTAAACCCCGCTGTGAAAACGCAGTGGAATCATATCTCTCCTCATATGATCGGCAGTCACTTCAGTGAATTCATCGCGGAAGGCAGTAAGCATTCAGCCATCAATCACTTTGAAGTCGCCCTTCAAGGAGAAGCGTCAAGATTTGTCACCACCTTCGAAAATGGAGAAGGTGGCAAAAGCCATGTAGCGGTCACCAACATCCCGATCCGGGTCAAAAACAAGGTCATCGGAATTTATGGATTCGGACAGGACATCACAGAGAAACTGAAGATGGAAGAAGAACTAAAGGAAGCGAAAGAATTACTGGAAGCTTACTTCGAGCATGCCGGAGACGGAATTGTCCTTTTAGATCCAGAGGGAAGCGTATTAAAGGTCAATCAGCAGTTTGAATCGATGTTCGGCTGGAATAAGGATGAAATTACAGGACAAAAAATCACCTTTATTCACCAAGAAGACCAGGTAGGACAATTCAAACAGAACTTAATGACCATCAAGGCCGGGAAGCGAATAAAAGATTATGAAACGGTGAGGTACCGAAAAGACGGCACGCCGATCGAAATTGCCTTTAATATGAACCCTATCTTAAATGACGATGGAAACCTGATTGGTATTTCAGCCATAATCCGGGACTTATCCGAGAAGAAACGAAATGAAGACTTACTGAAGAAATCGGAACAATTAGCGATGATCGGACAGCTTGCAGCCGGAGTGGCCCATGAAATCAGAAATCCCCTGACGACACTGAAAGGCTTCCTTCAACTGATGAAAGAAAATGCAAAGGATGACTTTTACTTAGGGGTCATCCAGGGAGAGCTAGATCGAATCGAAATCATCACCAATGAATTTCTCGCATTGGCGAAACCGAGAGCCGTTCAATTTTCCCTGACGTCCTTAACGACCCTGCTCACAAGCTCTGTCGAATTCATTAAGATGGAATGCCTGAAGCAAGGAGTCGATGTGAGGTTTTCGGTGGAAGAAGCGGAAATTTATTGTGACTCCCATCAAATGAAACAGGTCATATTAAACGTCATGAAAAATGCCTTGGAAGCCATGCCGAGTGGGGGTCTCCTAAGTGTTCAACTTGAAAAAGAGGACGGTTATGCGAAAATTTCCATCCAGGACAACGGAAATGGAATCCCGCCGGAGCGCATGAAGCATTTAGGAGAACCGTTCTACAGCACGAAAGAAAAAGGGACCGGTCTCGGATTGATGATTTGCCAAAAAATCATCAAAGAGCATCACGGCTCACTATCGATTCAAAGCAATGTATCGGAAGGAACGACCGTTACGATTTTGCTGCCGATTGCAAAACAAAGATAG
- a CDS encoding NAD(P)/FAD-dependent oxidoreductase has protein sequence MKTNVFISGGGIGGLTLGLKLAQCNIDVTVVERLPGPSSVYKGELLQPKSLEIFDSLGVIDSVFENGHIISDLELIELKGAKSIAENSTMSYSILPSRYPYSLMIHHETLKEILRKKGQEYPSFHYQSNTVCKKIDGHTVIIEDRETKEVQEIHSDFIIGAEGRSSVTRDYMEVDVKERKYNHHFLTVTFPRPKEMVKGRIISTYQSFLGLFPLPNDEVRSVYLIPAGEYKTLRKESISEFHKLYIQMCPDLDGYVNQIEDWKKIQLMVPLKYHAETYVKDHLALIGDAVHTVHPMAGEGMNMAIQDGSILGELLCDMYSSGKLDPANLEWYPKVRKRRVAHQMHLSHLSALVYSYPYRPVGWLRNKSLQRMERDSISHYKQMLNISGLGMWRETLYDRMVQGGVLPVRKDSLTEEEKSNTKFTEIQDYPWKGKEALL, from the coding sequence ATGAAAACAAACGTCTTTATTAGTGGTGGAGGCATTGGCGGTCTGACACTCGGATTGAAGTTAGCACAGTGCAATATAGACGTAACGGTTGTGGAACGGTTACCAGGGCCAAGCTCCGTGTACAAGGGAGAGCTCCTCCAGCCAAAAAGCCTGGAAATATTTGATTCATTGGGGGTCATTGACTCCGTATTCGAAAACGGCCATATCATTTCCGATTTGGAACTCATTGAATTGAAAGGTGCGAAATCAATAGCGGAGAACTCCACGATGAGTTACTCGATTCTTCCCAGTCGATACCCCTATTCATTAATGATCCATCATGAAACGTTAAAGGAGATTCTGCGAAAAAAAGGGCAGGAGTATCCTTCCTTTCATTATCAATCGAATACAGTTTGTAAGAAAATAGACGGTCATACCGTGATCATCGAAGATCGCGAGACGAAAGAGGTTCAAGAGATTCATAGTGATTTCATTATCGGGGCAGAAGGAAGAAGCTCTGTCACCCGTGACTATATGGAAGTGGATGTGAAGGAAAGAAAGTACAACCATCATTTCTTGACGGTGACATTTCCACGGCCGAAGGAAATGGTGAAGGGGCGTATCATTTCTACATATCAATCATTCCTGGGTCTATTCCCGTTACCAAACGATGAAGTACGGTCCGTTTATCTCATCCCGGCAGGGGAATATAAAACGCTCAGGAAAGAATCGATTTCAGAGTTTCATAAGCTTTATATCCAAATGTGTCCCGATCTCGATGGGTACGTGAACCAAATTGAGGACTGGAAGAAAATCCAGCTGATGGTCCCATTGAAATATCATGCGGAAACTTATGTGAAGGACCATCTTGCCCTGATTGGAGATGCGGTCCACACGGTGCATCCCATGGCAGGAGAAGGAATGAATATGGCCATACAGGATGGGAGCATTCTTGGTGAATTGCTGTGTGATATGTATTCGTCCGGAAAATTAGACCCCGCTAATCTGGAGTGGTACCCAAAGGTCCGGAAAAGAAGGGTGGCCCATCAAATGCATCTCAGTCATTTATCGGCCCTCGTTTATTCGTATCCGTATCGCCCGGTCGGCTGGCTGAGAAATAAGAGCCTTCAGCGCATGGAGAGGGATTCGATTTCCCATTACAAGCAGATGTTGAACATATCCGGTCTCGGAATGTGGAGAGAAACCCTTTACGACCGGATGGTCCAGGGGGGAGTGCTTCCAGTCAGAAAGGATTCGTTGACAGAAGAAGAGAAATCAAACACTAAATTTACGGAAATCCAGGATTATCCCTGGAAAGGAAAGGAGGCACTGCTATGA
- a CDS encoding carbohydrate kinase, translated as MNEKEKLLLTYIEENPFMTQQELSERSGLSRSAVAGYISNLVKQGKIMGRAYVLPKKNGITCIGGANIDRKLQLDGRLIAETSNPAKTEQSSGGVARNIAENLGRLGKQANLITVVGEDTEGSFLLSQTKSFADVSASQRLLNESTGAYSAILDEEGEMLFALADMNIYESVDIGFVDKRWGLISSSEMVLLDTNFPEDVLKYIIRRCQTEGVPLTIIPVSEPKVLKLPTSLEGVSWFICNKGEAETYLGMPIETEGDYFKAAKAITQRGAERVVITRGDQGLIYYTTYKEARAVLPPKVEVADVTGAGDALVAGILFGYLKGSDTDGACRIGVICSSITLQSKFTVAPTLNKTKLQQEFSLFY; from the coding sequence GTGAACGAAAAAGAAAAGCTTTTGTTGACGTATATTGAGGAAAATCCGTTTATGACTCAACAGGAATTGTCCGAGCGAAGTGGTTTGTCACGCTCAGCCGTTGCAGGATATATCTCGAATCTGGTGAAACAAGGGAAAATCATGGGGCGTGCGTATGTTCTTCCAAAGAAAAACGGGATTACGTGCATAGGGGGAGCCAATATTGACCGTAAGCTTCAGTTGGACGGGAGATTGATTGCTGAAACCTCAAACCCTGCGAAAACAGAGCAATCCAGTGGTGGCGTGGCACGCAATATTGCCGAGAACTTAGGACGTTTAGGAAAACAGGCCAATTTGATAACGGTGGTAGGGGAAGATACGGAAGGAAGCTTTCTATTATCTCAAACGAAATCGTTTGCCGATGTATCTGCATCCCAGCGACTTCTAAATGAAAGCACCGGGGCATACTCCGCCATACTGGACGAAGAAGGGGAAATGCTCTTTGCCCTCGCTGATATGAACATTTATGAAAGCGTTGACATTGGCTTTGTTGATAAGAGGTGGGGATTGATTTCTTCATCGGAAATGGTGCTGCTCGACACCAATTTCCCAGAGGATGTACTTAAATACATCATCCGCAGGTGTCAAACGGAGGGAGTGCCCCTTACGATCATCCCGGTTTCTGAACCGAAAGTGTTGAAGCTGCCAACATCATTGGAGGGGGTTTCCTGGTTCATATGCAATAAAGGGGAAGCGGAAACGTATTTAGGAATGCCGATTGAGACAGAGGGTGACTATTTTAAAGCGGCCAAAGCCATCACTCAAAGAGGGGCAGAGAGGGTCGTGATTACCCGGGGAGATCAGGGATTGATCTATTACACTACTTATAAAGAGGCGAGAGCCGTTTTACCTCCCAAGGTCGAAGTCGCTGACGTGACCGGTGCAGGTGATGCCCTTGTCGCGGGAATATTATTTGGTTATTTAAAAGGATCCGATACAGACGGTGCCTGCCGGATCGGAGTGATCTGCTCGTCGATCACTCTTCAATCCAAATTTACGGTAGCACCTACGCTGAACAAGACCAAGCTTCAACAAGAGTTTAGTCTTTTCTATTAA
- a CDS encoding siderophore ABC transporter substrate-binding protein, whose translation MKKWSFITILLTVLLVLAACGSKEESTTEAKSSGGNEESKEITIKHELGETKVKQNPEKVVVFDFGVLDTLDELGVEVAGVPQATIPPYLEKYSGSDYTNVGSLKEADFEAISSMKPDVIFISARQSEMYEEFAKIAPTVYVQTDYTNYMESFTSNMETIAEIFDKEDEMKKELEDVQAGVDGIKKKTGSLDSKALILMGNEGEVSAYGPGSRFGILHDVFGFKPSDENIEESTHGQNVTFEYVLEQNPDVLFVIDRDAAFDPNASVKDSFENELVQKTNAYKSEKIVYLNGGPWYLSGGGLQSMKQMVEDAKGGL comes from the coding sequence ATGAAAAAATGGTCATTTATAACAATATTGCTTACGGTCTTGCTGGTATTGGCAGCGTGCGGTTCCAAGGAAGAATCAACGACAGAAGCGAAGAGTTCCGGTGGAAATGAAGAATCGAAAGAAATCACAATAAAGCATGAACTTGGCGAAACGAAAGTTAAACAAAACCCTGAAAAGGTAGTCGTGTTTGATTTCGGTGTCCTTGATACGTTAGATGAACTAGGAGTGGAAGTAGCGGGTGTTCCACAAGCAACGATCCCGCCATACCTTGAAAAATACAGCGGTTCTGACTACACGAACGTAGGAAGTTTGAAAGAAGCGGATTTTGAAGCGATCAGCTCGATGAAGCCCGACGTGATTTTCATCTCTGCCCGCCAATCTGAAATGTATGAAGAGTTTGCGAAAATCGCTCCGACCGTGTATGTTCAAACCGATTACACAAATTATATGGAATCGTTCACAAGCAACATGGAAACCATTGCGGAAATCTTTGATAAAGAAGATGAAATGAAAAAGGAATTAGAGGATGTTCAAGCTGGAGTCGACGGCATTAAGAAGAAGACTGGGAGCCTTGATAGCAAAGCGTTGATCTTGATGGGGAATGAAGGGGAAGTAAGTGCATACGGACCGGGATCACGTTTCGGAATTCTCCACGATGTATTTGGATTCAAGCCTTCTGATGAAAACATAGAAGAATCCACTCATGGACAGAATGTGACGTTTGAATATGTATTGGAACAAAATCCTGATGTACTGTTTGTGATCGACCGTGATGCTGCCTTTGATCCAAACGCAAGCGTCAAAGATTCATTTGAAAACGAACTTGTACAAAAAACGAACGCCTACAAAAGTGAAAAAATCGTCTATCTGAATGGCGGCCCATGGTACCTTTCAGGAGGCGGACTTCAATCGATGAAACAAATGGTAGAAGATGCGAAAGGAGGTTTATAA
- a CDS encoding pseudouridine-5'-phosphate glycosidase: protein MNIDSYIEYSQEVSEARQTGKAIVALESTIISHGMPYPQNVKTAREVEDIIRSKGAVPATIALLNGKVKIGLSHEELEYLGQATDVIKASRRDIPYILASKKDGATTVAATMICAELADISVFVTGGIGGVHRNAEVTMDVSADLEELAVTNVAVVCAGAKSILDIGLTMEYLETKGVPVLGYGTESLPAFYTRSSPFSVNYKVETPEETADILKAKWDLGLKGGVVVANPIPVRDALDENEMNRFIERALNEAEEQRITGKAATPFLLGKVKELTEGKSLTANIALVKNNAHVGAEIAVHYAKLAKLESV from the coding sequence ATGAATATCGACTCATATATTGAATATTCGCAGGAAGTATCAGAAGCCAGACAGACAGGAAAGGCGATTGTGGCATTGGAATCTACGATTATTTCTCACGGAATGCCCTATCCACAAAATGTGAAGACCGCCCGAGAAGTAGAGGATATCATTCGGTCAAAGGGGGCCGTTCCCGCAACGATTGCCCTTTTGAACGGGAAAGTCAAGATTGGGTTGTCTCATGAAGAGCTTGAATATTTAGGACAGGCAACAGACGTGATCAAGGCAAGTCGCCGCGACATCCCTTATATCCTTGCTTCTAAAAAGGACGGTGCGACTACGGTTGCTGCTACCATGATCTGTGCGGAGCTAGCTGATATTTCCGTTTTCGTGACAGGGGGCATCGGCGGTGTTCACAGAAACGCTGAGGTGACGATGGATGTTTCGGCGGATCTCGAAGAACTTGCCGTGACGAATGTGGCCGTTGTCTGCGCAGGGGCAAAATCCATTTTGGATATAGGCTTGACGATGGAATACCTGGAAACAAAAGGAGTGCCTGTCTTAGGATACGGAACAGAGTCCTTACCTGCCTTTTACACACGAAGCAGTCCTTTTTCAGTGAATTATAAAGTAGAGACACCCGAAGAGACCGCTGATATTTTAAAAGCGAAATGGGATCTTGGATTAAAGGGAGGCGTGGTGGTCGCTAACCCGATCCCTGTCCGGGATGCACTGGATGAGAACGAGATGAATAGATTCATAGAAAGAGCGTTAAACGAAGCGGAAGAACAGCGTATTACAGGTAAGGCAGCGACGCCTTTCCTCCTGGGGAAAGTGAAGGAATTAACAGAAGGAAAGAGCCTTACAGCGAATATCGCCCTCGTGAAGAACAATGCTCACGTAGGAGCAGAAATTGCGGTTCATTACGCCAAACTTGCTAAGTTAGAAAGCGTCTAA
- a CDS encoding type 1 glutamine amidotransferase domain-containing protein, whose protein sequence is MAKIATLITDMFEDVEFTDPEKAFKEAGHEVVTIEKEKGKSVKGKQGDATVKIDESIDDVNPADFDALLLPGGFSPDQLRADDRFVKFTKHFMDEKKPVFAICHGPQLLITAKALEGRKATGFKSIKVDMEYAGVTYEDKEVVVCGNQLVTSRTPDDLPAFNRESLALLSK, encoded by the coding sequence ATGGCTAAAATAGCAACTTTAATTACAGACATGTTTGAAGACGTAGAATTTACAGATCCAGAAAAAGCATTTAAAGAAGCAGGACATGAAGTCGTGACGATTGAAAAAGAAAAAGGAAAATCAGTCAAAGGGAAGCAGGGGGATGCAACGGTGAAAATCGATGAAAGCATCGATGACGTCAATCCTGCAGACTTTGATGCCTTATTATTACCAGGCGGATTCTCTCCGGATCAGCTGCGTGCAGATGACCGTTTCGTGAAATTCACCAAGCATTTCATGGATGAGAAAAAACCGGTTTTCGCGATTTGCCATGGTCCACAATTACTAATCACTGCAAAAGCACTGGAAGGACGAAAAGCGACAGGCTTCAAGTCCATTAAAGTAGATATGGAATATGCAGGTGTGACGTACGAGGATAAAGAAGTCGTCGTATGCGGCAATCAGCTTGTGACAAGCAGAACACCGGATGATCTTCCGGCATTCAACCGTGAATCACTGGCGCTTCTTTCTAAATAG
- a CDS encoding antibiotic biosynthesis monooxygenase, whose translation MFYQIKRLVVKEGTSSKVVERFSSEGLIEKQPGFIDLKVLVKKVRRGDEEVLVMIQWESEGDWKNWEKSPEHIAGHKAGAGKPKPDHILESSQNVYEVKANK comes from the coding sequence ATGTTTTATCAAATAAAGAGACTGGTAGTGAAAGAGGGAACATCATCAAAAGTGGTTGAAAGGTTTTCTAGTGAGGGATTAATTGAAAAACAGCCAGGGTTTATAGACTTAAAGGTCCTCGTCAAAAAAGTCCGCCGTGGTGACGAAGAAGTGCTTGTCATGATTCAATGGGAATCGGAAGGCGATTGGAAAAACTGGGAGAAGAGCCCTGAGCATATTGCAGGTCATAAAGCGGGTGCTGGCAAGCCTAAACCCGACCATATTCTTGAGTCCAGTCAGAATGTGTATGAGGTAAAAGCAAATAAATAG
- a CDS encoding class I SAM-dependent methyltransferase, producing MIGEMVKVWRARTWMKKNVPFLYSWHAYVGYEMDLFDSFTKPASIQEVALAKNIEMDLLEQWVEVGITIKHMKRVEDEKVTTRNRWKLPTSKRDPHSSGILLKEMMELHIPALLSYPQLLRNQTKQHFNSDVHGSTVAKTSILLERFAFPKVQKAIKKYNVNSILDLGCGEGGYVKRIGDRYPEKRMVGIEIHEAVAKAAEESLQDYENIEILCKDLHEYEPGQLFDMIMANNLFHYIDPSERLQFFEKASTWLESEGLFFVLTPMQKSKHGQQFSSAFNSFFMTFQNLYPIPSQKEMETLAGKTNFKVESVEPIVKEGGWYVMIFRKN from the coding sequence ATGATCGGAGAAATGGTGAAAGTATGGCGGGCAAGAACATGGATGAAAAAGAATGTACCGTTTCTATACAGCTGGCATGCCTATGTAGGGTATGAAATGGATCTGTTTGATAGTTTTACAAAGCCTGCCTCCATACAGGAAGTGGCGCTAGCTAAAAATATCGAAATGGATCTCCTTGAACAGTGGGTTGAGGTCGGCATTACCATCAAGCATATGAAGCGGGTGGAGGATGAGAAAGTCACAACGAGGAACCGCTGGAAGCTTCCGACATCAAAGAGGGACCCACATTCATCAGGTATTTTGCTGAAAGAAATGATGGAGCTGCACATCCCGGCCTTGTTGTCGTATCCTCAATTATTGCGCAATCAAACGAAGCAGCATTTCAATTCGGATGTCCATGGCTCGACTGTAGCAAAAACGTCCATTTTATTAGAACGCTTTGCCTTTCCAAAGGTACAGAAGGCGATAAAAAAATACAATGTGAATTCTATATTGGATCTGGGCTGTGGTGAAGGCGGATACGTGAAGAGAATAGGAGACCGCTATCCTGAGAAGAGAATGGTAGGAATCGAGATTCATGAGGCCGTCGCTAAGGCTGCTGAAGAGTCTCTTCAAGACTATGAAAATATTGAAATCCTTTGTAAGGACCTTCATGAATACGAGCCCGGTCAGCTCTTTGACATGATCATGGCCAATAATCTCTTTCACTATATCGATCCGTCCGAGCGCCTGCAATTCTTTGAAAAAGCATCGACGTGGCTGGAATCAGAAGGCTTGTTCTTTGTTCTGACCCCGATGCAAAAGTCCAAGCACGGGCAGCAGTTTTCCAGTGCCTTCAACAGCTTCTTCATGACCTTCCAGAACCTGTATCCGATTCCGTCGCAGAAGGAGATGGAGACATTGGCCGGTAAAACAAATTTCAAAGTGGAGTCCGTCGAACCGATCGTGAAAGAAGGCGGATGGTATGTAATGATATTCAGGAAGAACTGA
- a CDS encoding SidA/IucD/PvdA family monooxygenase produces MSREVYDCIGIGIGPYNLSLAALMEEKTDLKVKFFDQTPEFQWHPGMLINLTDLQVPFIADLVTFANPQSRYSYLNYLHTHNRLYKFFFFQKFEMPRQEYNDYARWVVSQLGCCQFHSEVLGVTDEGDCYKVVIDNRLTDEREIFYAKHVVMGTGSKPLILDGMDGLPDGDVHHTSKYLFHKNTTMEGSSITIVGSGQSAAEVFVDLLKEQKDHSYQLTWLTRSEGILQLESSKLGQEFFAPDYVDYFHGLTYEKRVEALETLDQLRNGIDPDTLNNIYNILYNHSVSDSSPDITIQPLTEVNKIRKEEDQYVLNCRQWQEDRDFSYQTDKVILATGYKPNIPEWFFEEFEDKIVWEDEKKYKVSRNYKLEFKESRDRDHHFYTVTSLEHSHGAGATNLGLAVDRNIQIINHIVGEEVYEVQRNTIFSQFTMDK; encoded by the coding sequence TTGAGTAGAGAAGTATATGATTGTATCGGCATTGGAATAGGTCCGTATAATTTAAGTTTGGCGGCGTTGATGGAGGAGAAAACGGATCTGAAGGTGAAGTTTTTTGATCAGACTCCGGAGTTTCAGTGGCATCCGGGGATGTTGATTAATCTGACGGATCTGCAGGTTCCATTTATTGCGGATTTGGTGACGTTTGCGAATCCACAGAGCAGGTACAGTTATTTGAATTATTTACATACCCATAATCGTTTATATAAATTTTTCTTTTTTCAAAAGTTTGAAATGCCGAGGCAGGAGTACAATGATTATGCCCGCTGGGTGGTCAGTCAGCTCGGCTGCTGTCAATTTCATAGTGAAGTGCTCGGGGTCACGGATGAGGGCGACTGCTATAAGGTCGTGATTGATAACCGGTTGACCGACGAGCGTGAGATCTTTTATGCGAAGCATGTTGTGATGGGGACGGGAAGCAAGCCGTTGATTTTAGACGGGATGGATGGTCTGCCGGATGGGGACGTCCATCATACGAGTAAGTATCTGTTCCATAAAAACACAACGATGGAAGGGTCCTCGATTACGATTGTCGGGTCCGGGCAAAGTGCTGCTGAGGTGTTTGTTGACCTTTTAAAAGAACAGAAGGATCATTCCTATCAGCTGACATGGCTTACCCGTTCCGAAGGGATTTTGCAGCTCGAATCGTCTAAGCTGGGACAGGAATTCTTTGCCCCTGACTATGTGGATTATTTTCATGGACTGACATATGAGAAGCGTGTGGAGGCATTGGAAACGTTGGATCAGCTCAGAAACGGGATTGATCCGGATACCCTCAATAATATTTACAACATCCTTTATAATCATTCTGTCAGTGATAGCTCGCCGGACATCACGATTCAGCCCTTGACGGAAGTGAATAAGATCCGGAAAGAGGAGGATCAGTACGTCCTGAATTGCCGTCAATGGCAGGAAGATCGTGATTTTTCATATCAGACGGATAAGGTGATTTTGGCGACGGGTTATAAGCCGAATATTCCTGAATGGTTTTTTGAGGAGTTCGAGGACAAAATCGTCTGGGAAGATGAGAAGAAGTATAAAGTCTCCCGAAATTATAAGCTGGAATTTAAAGAGAGCAGAGACCGGGATCATCACTTTTATACGGTGACGAGCCTGGAGCATTCTCACGGTGCAGGGGCAACGAATTTAGGGTTGGCTGTGGACCGGAATATCCAAATCATCAATCACATCGTTGGTGAAGAAGTATATGAAGTGCAGAGGAACACAATTTTCTCTCAATTCACGATGGATAAATAA